Proteins from a single region of Ischnura elegans chromosome 2, ioIscEleg1.1, whole genome shotgun sequence:
- the LOC124174193 gene encoding uncharacterized protein LOC124174193, which yields MEQLLKPERFDTDPSHVGAESKWKHWKRTFANFLGQVNKVSEDGKLQLLCNYVSANVFRYISDSENYSDAIKILDSLYITKRNEIFARHCLASRTQQTGESVDEYLQVLKQMSKDCEFQAVTADKYKDEYIRDSFIRGLKSSRIRERLLENTNVTIEKAHDQARSLELAELHSASYLNTADSTPVAAADHREDSPEDTTTTSAALVRSEKCFFCGNKRHPRDSCPAKDIICRGCGKKGHYQKVCKSRFKHSSTNSTASTSFLASAVTAPLCLQKSMTKVLINGVELNALIDTGSSLSFLNERFVERCGIVVKPYSGKITMANSSLSSDVTGCGTLTLKIQTYTYANIKVLIMKNLCADFLIGHDLLKSHSSVEIEFHGEQTPLKICSLATARVQAASLFANLTPDCKPVITKSRRHTESDKIFIAAEVEKLLKEGVIEPSNSPWRAQVFVVKGENHKPRMVVDYSQTINKFTMLDAYPLPRIEELVRNVSQYKIFSTIDLKSAYHQVPILESDKPYTAFEAAGKLYQFRRIPFGVTNGVPAFQRNIDRIIKEEKLKGTFSYLDDVTVCGHDQQEHDQNLERFLGAVEKYNLTLNQDKCKYSTKSVKILGYLIEDRVIKPDPDRLAPLMNLPVPNDMPALQRTLGMFAHYCRWIPKFSEKIRPFLVKGPFPLSEEAVTTFNSLKKDVAEASLSAIEENTPFRVETDASEFAIGATLSQAERPIAFFSRTLNAAEQRHSSVEKEAYAIVESLRNWRHYLIGRHFEVITDQRSVAFMFDQYHSSKIKNEKIMRWRLELANYKFDIVYRPGNQNTTADTMSRITASTYSEGRMNLKELHDALCHPGVTRMHHWVRAKNLPYTLEEIKGVINSCTCCNELKPRFCRNEGQLIKATSPFERLSLDFKGPLPSSSKNRFLLTIVDEYSRFPFAFPCTDISASTVVRVLTMVFSLFGTPAYIHSDRGASFMSHELKSFLTSLGVATSRTTAYSPQGNGQVERYNGIIWKTVLLTLKSKGLKTEQWEEVLQSALHSIRSLLCTSTNATPHERMFTHPRRSFNGRSLPTWLTKPGQVLMKNHLRHSKYDPIVQEVELIEANPDYAYVKLPNGQESSVSIRHLAPRGDFPVKLDGPPLSPSIDSGELTSQNSSCDEETGQDKGIPNSSKSVSEQPKSPSPQKGSPRGRQRRLPAYLNDYI from the coding sequence ATGGAACAGCTTTTAAAGCCAGAAAGATTTGATACTGACCCTTCACATGTGGGTGCTGAATCGAAGTGGAAACACTGGAAAAGAACATTTGCTAATTTCCTGGGCCAAGTGAACAAGGTTTCAGAAGATGGTAAACTGCAATTACTCTGCAATTATGTATCTGCTAACGTCTTTCGGTATATTAGTGACTCAGAAAACTACTCAGATGCCATCAAAATACTAGATTCATTATATATcacaaaacgaaatgaaatatttgcaagacACTGCCTAGCATCTAGAACTCAGCAGACGGGTGAATCAGTCGATGAATATCTCCAGGTATTAAAACAAATGAGCAAAGATTGTGAATTTCAAGCAGTAACAGCTGATAAATATAAAGATGAGTACATAAGGGATTCTTTCATACGAGGCCTCAAGAGCTCTCGTATTCGAGAAAGATTACTGGAAAACACCAACGTCACAATAGAGAAGGCCCATGACCAGGCTAGGTCACTTGAGCTGGCTGAGCTACATTCAGCGTCTTATCTGAATACAGCAGATTCAACTCCTGTTGCTGCTGCTGACCATAGAGAAGATAGCCCTGAAGATACTACAACAACATCAGCTGCCTTGGTACGatctgaaaaatgtttcttttgtggtAACAAACGGCACCCAAGGGACTCTTGTCCAGCAAAGGATATTATCTGTAGAGGTTGCGGAAAAAAAGGACATTACCAAAAAGTATGTAAATCAAGATTTAAACATTCATCTACAAATTCAACAGCTTCTACGTCGTTTTTGGCTTCTGCAGTAACAGCACCTCTATGCCTTCAAAAATCCATGACTAAGGTATTGATCAATGGAGTGGAACTAAATGCACTTATCGATACTGGAAGTTCTCTTAGTTTCTTGAATGAACGTTTTGTGGAGAGATGCGGAATAGTCGTTAAGCCTTACTCCGGTAAGATAACCATGGCTAATTCTTCTTTGAGTTCTGATGTTACTGGATGTGGTACGCTGACCTTGAAGATTCAGACCTATACATATGCAAATATTAAGgtgttaatcatgaaaaatctgTGTGCTGACTTCCTGATTGGGCACGATCTTCTGAAGAGTCACTCATCTGTAGAAATAGAATTCCATGGAGAACAAACACCTCTTAAAATCTGTTCACTAGCTACTGCTCGAGTTCAAGCAGCATCGCTATTTGCCAATCTCACACCAGACTGCAAACCCGTCATAACTAAGTCAAGACGTCACACAGAATCCGACAAAATATTCATCGCTGctgaagtggaaaaattgctcaaAGAAGGTGTAATAGAACCTAGTAACTCACCATGGCGTGCTCAAGTTTTTGTAGTTAAGGGAGAAAATCATAAACCTAGGATGGTAGTTGACTACTCACaaactattaataaatttacaatgctTGATGCCTACCCTCTCCCAAGAATAGAGGAGTTGGTACGGAATGTATCACAATACAAGATATTCAGCACCATTGACCTCAAGAGTGCCTATCACCAAGTACCTATTCTAGAATCAGATAAGCCATATACTGCTTTTGAAGCTGCTGGAAAACTTTACCAGTTCCGCAGAATTCCTTTCGGGGTAACTAACGGTGTCCCAGCTTTCCAGAGAAACATTGACAGAATTATCAAGGAAGAAAAGCTCAAAGGTACTTTTTCTTATCTAGATGATGTAACAGTTTGCGGCCATGACCAACAGGAACATGACCaaaatttggaaagatttttagGTGCAGTAGAAAAGTATAATCTGACATTAAACcaagataaatgtaaatattcaactaaatctgtgaaaatattaggatatCTGATCGAAGATAGAGTTATAAAGCCTGATCCGGATAGGCTTGCACCTTTGATGAACCTACCTGTCCCAAATGACATGCCAGCCCTTCAGAGAACCTTAGGTATGTTTGCTCACTATTGCCGATGGATTCCcaaattttcagagaagattCGCCCTTTTCTGGTAAAAGGACCATTTCCGCTGTCTGAAGAAGCTGTGACAACATTCAATTCACTCAAGAAAGATGTAGCAGAGGCATCACTCTCtgcaatagaagaaaatacaccTTTTCGAGTAGAAACTGACGCTTCAGAGTTTGCCATTGGGGCCACCCTGAGTCAAGCCGAACGTCCCATTGCCTTTTTCTCTAGGACACTTAATGCAGCTGAGCAAAGACATTCCTCTGTTGAGAAGGAAGCTTATGCTATTGTGGAATCACTGAGGAACTGGAGACACTACCTTATCGGAAGACATTTTGAGGTCATCACTGACCAGAGGTCTGTTGCCTTCATGTTTGATCAGTATCactcaagtaaaataaagaatgagaaaattatgagatggcGACTTGAATTAGCTAATTACAAATTCGATATCGTTTACCGACCAGGCAACCAAAACACAACTGCAGACACAATGTCGAGGATTACAGCAAGTACCTACTCAGAGGGAAGAATGAACCTCAAAGAACTACATGATGCTTTATGTCATCCGGGGGTAACAAGAATGCACCACTGGGTTAGAGCTAAAAACCTGCCCTACACACTAGAAGAAATTAAAGGAGTGATTAATTCTTGCACCTGCTGCAATGAATTAAAACCTCGATTCTGTAGAAATGAAGGGCAGCTTATAAAGGCAACTTCTCCATTTGAGAGATTAAGCTTAGACTTCAAAGGACCCTTACCTAGCTCATCCAAGAACCGTTTTCTACTGACTATTGTTGATGAATACTCAAGGTTCCCTTTTGCATTTCCTTGTACAGATATTTCGGCATCTACTGTTGTGAGAGTATTGACTATGGTGTTTTCGCTCTTTGGTACACCAGCTTATATACATTCCGACAGAGGAGCTTCGTTCATGTCACATGAACTGAAATCATTTCTCACCTCCTTAGGCGTTGCTACAAGTAGAACTACTGCCTACAGCCCCCAAGGAAATGGTCAGGTCGAAAGATACAATGGAATAATATGGAAGACTGTACTTTTGACCTTAAAGTCAAAAGGGTTAAAGACAGAACAATGGGAAGAAGTGCTTCAGTCAGCACTTCACTCTATTAGATCACTGTTGTGCACCTCAACAAATGCTACCCCACATGAACGTATGTTCACTCATCCCAGGAGATCTTTCAATGGTCGCTCCTTGCCTACATGGTTAACTAAACCAGgtcaagttttaatgaaaaaccatttgcGGCACAGCAAGTATGACCCGATTGTTCAGGAAGTCGAATTAATAGAGGCAAATCCAGACTATGCATATGTAAAGCTTCCCAATGGGCAAGAATCAAGTGTTTCCATTAGACATTTGGCTCCAAGAGGGGACTTCCCAGTCAAGCTTGACGGACCTCCCTTGAGCCCATCTATTGACTCCGGAGAATTGACATCACAAAACTCCTCATGCGATGAAGAGACAGGGCAAGATAAGGGCATACCTAATTCGAGTAAGAGTGTCTCTGAACAACCCAAGAGTCCATCTCCACAGAAAGGTTCTCCACGTGGACGGCAGCGAAGGCTACCAGCTTATCTAAATGACTACATCTGA